In Streptomyces nojiriensis, the sequence TGCGGCGCGTCGTTCACCACCCGTAGCACCCTGACCGAGGGCACCATCCGTGCCGAGGTCTGCTCCGAGTGCCACCCGTTCTACACGGGCAAGCAGAAGATCCTCGACACCGGTGGCCGCGTGGCCCGCTTCGAGGCGCGCTTCGGCAAGGGTGCGGCCAAGAAGTAGCGCGACCCAGGCGCCGGTCTCCGGCCGCCCCCTGTCCACTCGGGGGCGGCCGGACCGGCGCCTTTGTCGTCGTTCCGGCACGTCCCCCTGCAGTCCTTCGCACCTTTTCACCCCAGGAGTCCCCCGATGTTCGAAGCGGTCGAGGAATTGGTCGGCGAACACGCCGATCTTGAGAAGAAGCTCGCCGACCCTTCGGTCCACTCGGATCAGGCCAACGCGCGCAAGCTCAACAAGCGCTACGCGGAACTGACCCCGATCGTCGCGACCTTCCGTGCCTGGAAGCAGTCGGCCGAGGACATCGAGACGGCCAAGGAGCTCGCGGCCGACGACCCCGACTTCGCCGCCGAGGCCAAGGAACTGACCGCACAGCGCGAAGAGCTCACCGAGAAGCTCCGCCTGCTGCTCGTTCCGCGCGACCCCAGCGACGACAAGGACGTCCTCCTCGAGGTCAAGGCGGGCGCGGGCGGCGACGAGTCGGCGCTGTTCGCCGGCGACCTGCTGCGCATGTACCTGCGCTACGCCGAGCGCGTGGGCTGGAAGACCGAGATCATCGACGCCACCGAGTCCGAGCTCGGCGGCTACAAGGACGTCCAGGTCTCCGTCCGCACCAAGGGCGGCAACGGCGCCACCGAGCCCGGCCAGGGCGTGTGGGCCCGCCTGAAGTACGAGGGCGGCGTGCACCGCGTCCAGCGGGTTCCGGCCACCGAGTCCCAGGGCCGCATCCACACCTCCGCCGCCGGCGTGCTCGTCACCCCGGAGGCCGAGGAGGTCGAGGTCGAGATCAACATGAACGACCTCCGCATCGACGTGTACCGCTCGTCCGGCCCCGGCGGCCAGTCCGTCAACACCACCGACTCGGCCGTGCGCATCACGCACATCCCCACCGGTGTGGTCGCCTCCTGCCAGAACGAGAAGAGCCAGCTCCAGAACAAGGAGCAGGCCAT encodes:
- the rpmE gene encoding 50S ribosomal protein L31, which gives rise to MKRDVHPEYVETAVSCTCGASFTTRSTLTEGTIRAEVCSECHPFYTGKQKILDTGGRVARFEARFGKGAAKK
- the prfA gene encoding peptide chain release factor 1, whose amino-acid sequence is MFEAVEELVGEHADLEKKLADPSVHSDQANARKLNKRYAELTPIVATFRAWKQSAEDIETAKELAADDPDFAAEAKELTAQREELTEKLRLLLVPRDPSDDKDVLLEVKAGAGGDESALFAGDLLRMYLRYAERVGWKTEIIDATESELGGYKDVQVSVRTKGGNGATEPGQGVWARLKYEGGVHRVQRVPATESQGRIHTSAAGVLVTPEAEEVEVEINMNDLRIDVYRSSGPGGQSVNTTDSAVRITHIPTGVVASCQNEKSQLQNKEQAMRILRSRLLAAAQEAAEQEASDVRRSQVRSVDRSEKIRTYNYPENRISDHRTGFKAYNLDQVLDGDLDAVIQACVDTDSAAKLAAAH